In Antarcticibacterium arcticum, the genomic stretch GAATAACAATAATACCGCTGAAATAAGAGTTCCCGCGTGGCCAATACCTACCCACCATACAAAGTTGGTGATATCCCAGGCCCAGCCTACAGTTTTATTTAATCCCCAGGTTCCAATCCCAGTGGAAACTGTGTAAATTATACAACCTAAACCCCAAAGAAAAGCTATAAGTGCGATGGAAAAAACAATCCACCAGGATTTATTGGCCTTTCCTTCTACCGGAGCCGCCACATCCACAGTCACATCGTGATAGGATTTGGAGCCGGTAACTAAAGGCTTTCGTATAGGTGCTTCGTAATGAGACATATCCTTATTAATTGATTCTTTAATTGATTATAATTAAGCTTCAGACGTATTTCTAACCTTCGTTTGATACATCACATTTGGTTTGGTTCCTATATATTCCAGTAAGTGATACATCCTGTCGTCCTCTTTTAAATTGGAAACAGCACTTTCTTTATCATTTACATCACCAAAGACAATAGCACCTTTATCACAGGCCTGGGAACAGGCTGTCTGGAATTCCCCATCTTCAATTGCCCTGCCTTCACGCTTGGCATCAAGAATGGTTTTTTGCGTTTTCTGAATACAGAATGAACATTTCTCCATTACCCCACGTGAACGCACGGTAACATCCGGATTTAATACCATACGCCCAAGATCATTGTTCATATGATAATCAAATTCATCATTCTTATTGTATTTGAACCAGTTGAACCTACGTACTTTGTAAGGACAGTTGTTTGCACAGTAACGTGTACCAACGCAACGGTTGTAAACCATCTGGTTTTGACCCTGGCGACCGTGCATAGTTGCAGCCACAGGACAAACGGTCTCACATGGAGCATGGTTACAGTGCTGACACATTACAGGCTGGAATACCACCTGAGGATTATCGGCAGTTACTTCAAGCTCGGCAAACTGGGAAAGTGAATCTCCAAGACCGGACATGTTTACTTTCTTCTGAATATCTTCAGAAAAAGTCTCTTCTGAAGAATAATAACGGTCAATTCTCAACCAGTGCATATCACGGTATTTACGCACTTCCTGTTTTCCAACTACAGGAACATTGTTTTCAGCGTGACAGGCAATAACACATGCACCACAACCGGTACAGGCGTTAAGGTCTATTGAAAGGTTGAAATGATGGCCTATTGAACGGTCAAAACCACTCCAAAGGTCAACATCTGGCGAAGTAACCGGGGTTTCAATATGGTTAAGGGAAACTTCAGGAACTTTATTCCATTCGTGAACATCTTTGGTATTAAAGATCTCAAGAGTTGTCTCCTTTATAATATCGCCTCTACCCATAAGGGTTTTATGAAGCTGTAAACAGGCGAATTCATGGATACCTCCTGTTTTTTCAATTTTTACATTCTGGAAAGACCTGAAGTTCTTATACAAGGTATATGCATTAACACCTACCTGCATCTCTTCCTGGATACCTTCTTTTTTACCATACCCAAGTGCTAAGGCAACAGTACCCTGTGCCTGGCCCGGCTGGATGTAAACAGGAACTTTCTCCAATACTGTTTCTCCAACAGTAAGTGTTACATAGCTTCCGTTAAGGCCGCCGTTGGAGGCATGCTCATTGATAAGTCCAAGTTCCTCTGCATCTGCCCTGGAAACTTTAAGGTAATTATCCCAGGATGCCCTTGTAATAGGATCTGGAAATTCCTGCAACCATGGGTTGTTAGCCTGCTGGCCGTCACCTAAACCTGTTGAGGTATAAAGCTCCAGTTCAAAACCACCTTCTTCCAGGGAAAGACCGCTAGCGGCTGGCGCAGTTGCAGTAGCCCCAGCTAAAGCAGTGATCCCGGCAGGAGCAGTGGCTTCAAAAGCACCATCATGCAAAGCATCATTCCAGGAACCATTACCTAATGAGGAAGCCCAAGTTTCTCTTATATAATCGTAATATGAAGTTTCAT encodes the following:
- a CDS encoding TAT-variant-translocated molybdopterin oxidoreductase, which translates into the protein MSSNKKYWQSVEELKETSSVVEALQQKEFAEEIPTDEFLGNKEALEGSTTTRRDFLKYVGFSTAAASLAACEGPVIRSIPYVVQPERIVPGVANYYATTIADGFDFAGVLVRTREGRPIKIEQNTLANTGANARVHASVLSLYDSKRIKRPVANGETVSWEQFDSEVSQALNSVSGEIVLLTQTFASPSTTKLIGEFAQKYGNVRHVVYDTVSEDAALNAFQAKYGERALANYDFSKAETIVSVGADFLGDWAGGGYDAAYARGRVPQNGKMSRHIQFESNFSLTGANADKRIPVKLSAQKAVLSALHGYIVGGSSTSGLSGGVDEAVVKAAAQLRKSGSRGVVVSGIPDTEAQSLVLAINEALGSQVMDSANPRMVRQGNAAAVQQLVRDMNAGRIGALLMAGVNPVYSMPDPSDFVEGLKNVDVSLSFSMKEDETAKLCNFIAATPHYLESWGDIQLTKRNFTLMQPTIKPLFDTRQFQECLLRWSDNETSYYDYIRETWASSLGNGSWNDALHDGAFEATAPAGITALAGATATAPAASGLSLEEGGFELELYTSTGLGDGQQANNPWLQEFPDPITRASWDNYLKVSRADAEELGLINEHASNGGLNGSYVTLTVGETVLEKVPVYIQPGQAQGTVALALGYGKKEGIQEEMQVGVNAYTLYKNFRSFQNVKIEKTGGIHEFACLQLHKTLMGRGDIIKETTLEIFNTKDVHEWNKVPEVSLNHIETPVTSPDVDLWSGFDRSIGHHFNLSIDLNACTGCGACVIACHAENNVPVVGKQEVRKYRDMHWLRIDRYYSSEETFSEDIQKKVNMSGLGDSLSQFAELEVTADNPQVVFQPVMCQHCNHAPCETVCPVAATMHGRQGQNQMVYNRCVGTRYCANNCPYKVRRFNWFKYNKNDEFDYHMNNDLGRMVLNPDVTVRSRGVMEKCSFCIQKTQKTILDAKREGRAIEDGEFQTACSQACDKGAIVFGDVNDKESAVSNLKEDDRMYHLLEYIGTKPNVMYQTKVRNTSEA